GCCGTCCTTGCCGCGGCGGGCGCAAGTGGGGTCTGGTAGGGGTTAGTTGGGGTTGCGGACGACGATCGAGACGTACTGGGTGAGCTGGCGGGACGAAGTCGAGGTCCCGCAACTGGCCCACAGCGTGGGTTTGTTGATCACGGGGCTGGTCGGGATCCTGACCCTGGCCTCGAAGGAGCCGGTGGGGAGTGCGTCGACCGAGGCCAGTTGATGTGTCCCGGCAGCCGTGGCCGTCGCCTGTGGTTGTCCCGGTGATGTCTTCTGTTGCTCCATCGAGAGGCTCAGCTTCGCACCGCGGTCCCAGCGGATTCCGAGGGTCACCGACTTCCCGGGGGCGCAGCCCGTGCCGGTCAGGGTGATCGTGCCGCCGGGCACGGTCTGGGTCGGGGTGGCGATCAGGGACCTGGGGGAGGCTGAGTGGGGCGCCGTCGGACCGGGAGTGCTGGGTCCGGAACGGTCGAAGGAGGTCACCAGGGGGAAGACGGCCACGACCGCGGCCGCTACGGCGGTGACCGTCGCGACCTCGCGGAACGTACGGCGGCGGCGGGCGCGGCGCCGTAGGTCCGGGAGAGGGGGCCGCCGCGCGGCCCGGGTGCCCTCCTCGACGAGGTGGCGAAGACCGTGCTCGGATGCGGGTTCAGCGTCGGCCATGGTGGGACAGAGCTCCTTCCGGATCTGCGGCGAGATGGCGGGCGAGGTTCGCGCGGGCGCGGGCGAGCCGGCCGCGCACGGTGCTCACCGGCAGGCCCAGTTGCCCGGCGACCTGGTCGATCGGCAGATCCAGTACGTCGTGGAGCAGCAGCACGGGGCGCTGGTTCACCGGGACCCGGAGCAGCAGCTCGGCGACTTCGGCGGTCTGCGGCGTGAGTTGGGGCTGCGGGCGCTGGGCACCCAGGCGCAGCAGGGCCGCGGCGCGCCGGCGCAACCGCCGGATCTCGCTCACCGCGAGGTTGATCGCGACCCGGCGTACCCACAGCTCCGGCACGTCGTAGGCCTGGATCCGGGGCCAGCGGTCCAGGGCCCGGATGAACGCCTCCTGCACGACGTCCTCGGCCTGTTCGAGGCTGCCGGTGACCGAGAACAGCTGACCGACCAGTCGCGCGTACGACGACTCGTAGAACTCCTCGAAGTCCGTCACGCCGGTCTGCTGTCCTCGGTCACCGCCGCTTGCGCGTTCCACTCAGTTCGCGCCCACCGGTGCGGCCTCCACACGCTTCTGACCGGGAGTCAGCGACAGCCAGGCGAGTTGCGCGGCGGTGGCCTTGCCCTTCGCCTTCAACTGCCCGACCAACCTGTCGGCCTCGACGACCTGGGCGGCGGTCGGGTTGCCGGTCGTGACCTTGATCTCCCTCTGTATGTTCAGCAGGAGCCGATTCTCCTCCGACAGCCGGGACTTGCTCCCGGCACTGGAGGACGCCTTCGCCTTTTCGGCGGACTCCTTGACCGTCGTCTGCGACTGATGCGTGGTCTGCGGCTTGGCCTGTGCCGTGGTTCCGTGGCCGGGCGAGGCGAGTGCCGTCGTGGCGAGCACGGCGCACAGTCCTGCGGCGGCGATGCCGGCCGCGCCGTAAGCCAACTTCCTTTGTTGCATGGCTGGTTGGTCCTCACTTCTGTCTCGGGGGGAAGGCCGGACGGCCTGGTGGGCGCCTGCGGAGCGAGCCCGACCGCCGTCCCACCACCCCCACGCCCCGGACCTCCGCCCAGCGCACACCCCACGGGCCTTCGTCATCGAACCGTGACCGACGTGCCGCGGCCCGAGATCCGGCGGCCGGAACCGATCCGGTGCGAGAGCGCGGTGTGCGGGCACCGCGAATGGCGGATACTCGTGATCGGCGGGGTGTGTGGGTGCTGTGCCGACCGGAGGTGCGCGGGGCTATGGAGAAACCGTGGCGCGCCCTGGCCGGGCGGATCCCCACCTGGTTGCGCGACCATGATCCGGGGCTCGCGGCGACGCGCAGGGCCGCGCGCACCGCGCTGGTGATGCCCGCCCTGTTCGCCCTGTGCACTCAGGTTCTGAAGTCCTCGACGATGGCGACCTACGCGGCGTTCGGCTCGTTCTCCATGCTCCTGCTGGTGGAGTTCACCGGCCCGATGGTGCAGCGCCTGCGGGCTCACGTGGGCCTGGCGGTGGCCTGGGCGGTGCTCATCTGCCTCGGCACGCTGGCGGCCCGGGCGACCTGGCTCGCGGTCACCGCCATGGTCGTGGTGGGTTTCCTGGTGCTGTTCTCCGGTGTGGTCAGCTCCGTTCTCGCGGGTGCGACGACCGCGCTGCTGCTGGCCTTCATCCTCCCGGTGACCTCGCCGGTCCCGCTCTCACAGCTGCCCGACCGCCTTGCCGGAGCGGGCCTCGCGGCGGCGGCCGCCATGCTCGCGATCTCCCTGCTGTGGCCCCGGCCCGCCGCGGACCCGCTCAGCGCCCCCGCCGCCCGGGTCTGCCGCGCGGCCGCGGCGCAGCTGCGTACCGACGCCTCCTGGCTGGCCGGCGGCCCGGACGCGCCCACCGTCCGGCAGTGCGCGGTCACCGCAGGCCAGGCCGCAGCGGCGGCCGCCGACCTGCGCACCGCCTTCGACGCCACGCTCTACCGCCCCACCGGCCTGTCCGCCGGCTCCCGCGCCCTGGTCCGGCTGGTCGACGAGCTGACCTGGCTGAGCGCCATCGTGGCCGACAGCGGCCCCCCATCGGCGGACCCCCAGGCCTGCGACGCCGACGCGCATGCCGTACGGCGTGCGGCGGCCACCGCCCTGGACGAGGCTGCCGACATCCTCGACGCCCCGCGCAACGCGCCCGACGCGCTCCGCGCCGCCCTGGCGAACCTGCGTAAGGCCATGGACGGCATGGAAGCCCGCGCCACCCATCGGCTGCCCGTGCACCGGCCGAAACCCGGCACGGAGTCGGAGGTCCGCGCCTTCATCGCCACCCTCGACCTGTCCTTCCGCGCCCAGGAACTGGGGTTCGCCACCCTCCAGATCGCCGGCAACGTGGACCTGTCCGCGGCCGCCGAGCGCCGCAGCTGGCCCCAGCGGCTGCTGGGCACGGAACCAGGCGCACTGACACAGCCGCTGGCCTCCGCCGTCGAGCGCGCCGCCGCACACCTGGAACCGCGCTCGGTCTGGCTGCACAACAGCCTCCGGGGCGCGCTCGGCCTCGGTATCGCCGTGGCCCTGGCGAACGCGACGGGTGTCCAGCACTCGTTCTGGATCCTGCTGGGAACCCTGTCGGTGCTGCGTTCCAACGCGCTCAACACCGGGCAGAACGCGCTCCGGGCCCTGGGCGGCACGCTGGTCGGTTCGCTCATCGGTACCGGACTGCTCCAGCTCATCGGGCACCACAGCACCGTGCTCTGGTTCCTGCTTCCCGTCGCCGTGCTCATCGCGGGCATCGCCCCCGCCGCCGTCTCGTTCGCGGCCGGGCAGGCGGCCTTCACCGTCACCCTCGTCATCCTGTTCAACATCGGCCAGAACCCCGACTGGCACATCGTGCTGCTGCGGATCGAGGACATCGCCCTCGGTTGCGGGGTGAGCGTGCTGGTGGGCCTGTTCTTCTGGCCGCGGGGCGCCGCGGCCGCCGTCGACCGTGCGCTGTCGGCGGCGTACACCGAAAGTGCCCGCTATCTGGCCGACACGGTGGAGTACGCGGCGAGCCGTTGCAGCATCGGCTGCATTCCGACCGACGCGCCGGTGGAGGCGGGTCGGCAGGCGGCCGCCGCGGCCCGCCGGCTCGACGACGCCTTCCGCAGCTACCTCGCCGAACGCGGCGCCAAGCCGGTACGCCTGTCCGACATGACCACCCTGGTCACCGGGGTCGTAGGACTGCGGCTCGCCTCGGACGCGGTACTGGAACTGTGGCAGCGCAACGGCGGTGAGGAGCGGATGGAACCCGATCGCTCCGAGGCCCGGCTCACGCTGCTCGACACGGTCGGTCGGTTGGCCGACTGGTACCGGGACCTGGCCGTGGGACTCGGCCGGCACACCGCCGTGCCCGCTCCGCTGTCCCGGAACCCCGACGAGGAGGCACGCCTGGTCCACTCCCTGCGCCGCGATCTGCGCGGCGACGACGGACACGCCACGGCGACGGCGGTCCGCATCATCTGGACCGCCGACCACCTCAACGCGGCCCGCCGCCTCCAGCCCAGCCTGGCGGCCGCGGCGAAACCGAGCGATCCGGCACCTGAGGCGAGGGCCGATCCACCTCACCCCGGATAGGGAACGGCCTCGCGCGCCGACCGGAGGGCGACCGCCCACCAGGCCAGCTGGTCGAGCACGGTCCGGGCGTAGCCGACTGAGGCGGGATCGAGCGGACGGCCGTCCTGCCACGAGGTGAAGTAGTTCGGGAAGGCGAGACCGTCGCGAACCGTCACCGCGTGCAGCTCGGTCAGCACGTTCTCCAGGTGCAGCACCGCGTGTCGGCCACCCGCGGCACCGCCGTAGCTGACGAAGGCCACCGGCTTGGCCGCCCACTGCGTGAAGTGCCAGTCGATGGCCGCCTTCAGCGATGCGGGATAGCTGTGGTTGTACTCCGGCGTGACGACGACGAACGCGTCGGCGTTCGTCAGCGCCGACGTCAGGGCCGCCATCCCGGCCGGGCGCGGATAGTCGTCACCGGCGTGCTTCGGCGAGGCCGCGGGCAGCGCCAACGGGACGTCGGTCTCGGCCAGATCGACGACCTCCACCTCGAAGACACCGTGCAGAGCGGCCTGTTGGGCCACCCACGAGGCCACGACCGGGCCGAACCGTCCTTCCCGCACACTTCCGACGATGATCACCAGCTGAGGTCTGTTCTCCATGCCCACCACGATCGGACGGCTTCGCGCTCCCAGCCAGACCGTGCCCAGGCTGGCCCCCGCAGGGCCACTCCGAGCACTCCGCGACGAGCGGGCAGCGCCGTAAACTCGTGCCATGGGTTCGCCGTTGGGGGATTTCATCCGGACCAAGCGGGACAGCGTCCAGCCCGAGTCGCTGGGACTGCCCGATCGCGGCCGCCGCCGGTCACCGGGGCTGCGGCGCTCGGATCTCGCCGCCCGGGCCGGCATCAGCGTCGAGTACCTGACCCGCATCGAACAGGGCCGTGACCGCAATCCCTCGGTGGCGGTGGTGCACGCCCTGGCCGACGCGCTCGGCCTCGACCCGTCCGAGCGCGACCATCTCCGCCACCTCACGAAGATCACCGGCGGTGAGTGCTCCGCCCACACGCGACCCGGGCCACCGCTCCGCGAGGTCCGTCCGTCCATCCTGCGCACGCTCCGCCTCCTCGAACCCGGAATCGCCCTCGTCACCAACCGACTTGGGGACGTCCTCGCCCACACCAGCGGCTACGAGTCGCTGGTACGCGGGAGTGGACTGCTCGACACCGACACACCGAACCTCACGCGCTACGTCTTCACCGACCCCCGCGCCCGGACGTTCTTCACGGACTGGGACGACGTCGCCGACGAGCAGGCCTTCGACCTGTGGCTCGGACCGACCGTGGGGAACTACGAGTGGTTCACCACGGAACTCGCGTCCGCCGCCGGCCCCGACTTCACCCGCCGCCTGAACCGGCACGTGGTTCCGCGACGGGGGACCCTCCGCCTCGACCACCCGTCCGGACGCGCACTCCACCTGCTCCGCGAGACGCTCGAACTCCCGTCGGACGCCCAGCAGTTGGTCGTCCTGCTGCCGGCGGACGACAGCACGGCACAGGCCCTCGACGAACTCCGCCGCCGGTCGCACGGCCGGCTCCGGGCCATCTCCTGACACACCCGGACCCTGGTGAACGGCCGCGTGGCGTCTCTTCGTCGCAGGTGACATGGCTGATCCGACCCGGCCGGGGTAGCCGAGACAGTGCACGGTCCGATGCTCGTCGGACCGGAGGAGAGGAGCGTCATGTCGGGCGTAGTGGAGCGCATCAAGCAGTTCGCCAAGAGCCCCCAGGGGCGACGCGCGGCGGACCAAGTACGCCGGGCCGCCGCCGACCCGCGCCGCCGGGCCCAGGCCCAGCGCCTGCTGGCCAGACTCCGTGGTCGCCGCTGAGAACACCCGCTCCACGCCGGTGGGTTCCACGGAGGAGGGGACTGAGCGGAGCACGCTACCGAGGGAGGATTGATCGCTGTGGAAGGTTCGTCGCTCCGGGCAGTGGGCTGGGCCCGCACCCTGCCGTTGGACAGTGAGGTGAAGTCGGCCCGGGACTGGGCGCGCGGGCATCTGGAGGCGCTCGACTGGAGCACCACCGCCCCGGAAACGGTGGACGCCGTACTGCTCACCGTCTCCGAACTGGTCACCAACGCGCACCGGCACGCCCACAGCAGCGCCCAGTTGGTGATGACGTGCGACGACCACTGCCTGCACGTCTCCGTCCACGACAGGTCCAGCGACCTGCCCACTCCGCGCGAGGCGAGCACGGAGCGCCTCGGCGGACGCGGGATGCTCCTCGTGGACGCGCTCGCCGACACCTGGGAGTCGCACTCCTGCCCGCACGGCAAGTCGGTCAGCGCGTGTTTCCATTTGCCAGGCACGCCGTCGCGGGACCGTTGAACCGACGCACGGTCACACCAACGGCCCGAAGAGCGTCAGGGGTTCGTGAGAAAGCGCTACGTGCTCATCGGTGCGCCGGGCCGTCGACGCGCTCCAGCCGGCCTTCCGGCGAGGTACCCCGCCGGCCCGGGGCACATCGGCATTCGGATCGATGCCTCAGAAATTCGATCACATGACCAAGGTCCTGCTGCCTGTCAAGGAGCGCCGCGTCGGCCTTGGACCAGCACAGCCGCGGCCGGGTCCTGGTCAGCATCGTCAGCGGCCTCGACAACCTGGCCGCCTACGGTGACACCCACAGCGATCCGGCGCGACGGTACGCGCGCACCCAGGAGTTCATCCGTCTCGTACGACGGCTGTGGACCGAGGAGGACGTCACGTTCGCAGGTGAGCGGCTTCAAGGTGGCGCCCCGCCCCTGGACGACGGCCGGCCGAGCACGTCCGACGGTCTGCTTCGGCGGCGCGTCCGAGGCCCCGGAGCGGGCGTCGGCGGCTGAGGCGGACGTCCAGCTGTCCCGGCGCCCGGCCGCACGCCTCGGGGCGGGTGCGACTCGCCCAGCACGAGACCGGCATCGTCGTCCTCTGCGCACAGGGGACACGCCCCACGACACCCTCAGGCAGCGGCCGGCCTCCGGGCACCACGCGGCGGACGCCTCGCTCGTACCGCTCCCGTGGAGCGAGGAGTTCGCGGTCTTCCGTACCTGGGGCGCGAGGCGCGGGCACTTCTGGAGCGGGGCGGGCCGCTGGTGCGCTCCCGGCGCGGGTGATGCTCGAACTCATCGACGTCCAAGCCGTGTCGGACGCTCGCCTCGACCACGCCGAGTCTCTGGACGAGCCCGCCCACATCCGGCGGGGCCTGGAGCGCCGGCACGACGCGGTGCGTCAGGCCGCCCACGACGGAACCATCGGGGCCCGACAGCATCGGACGCCACCGCGGACACTCAGCGACGAGCCGCCCGCCCCGCGTACGTCAGTCGCCGGTGGTCCACTCGCCGTCCAGGGCCCGGGAGATACGGTTGACGGCAAGAACGAGTGCCGCGACGGTCAGACCGGCGAGCGTCGACACCCACCAGGCGTCGGCGAGGTAGTCACGGCCGTCGGCGATCAGGGTGCCCCACTCGGGGGCGGGCGGCGGGGCGCCGTAGCCGAGGAAGCCGAGGGCGGCCACCGAGAGCACCGCCGTTCCCAGGTCGAGGGTCGCCAGGACCACCACCGGTCCCGCGGCGTTCGGCAGGACGTGCCGGGACAGCACGCTGTACCAGCGGGCACCGGACACGCGAGCGGCCTCCACGTACACGGTGTTCCGTACCCGCAGCACCTCGGCGCGCATGACCCGCGCGAACCCCGCGACACCGGCGAGTCCGACGGCGAGAGCCACGTTCTCGGTGCCCGGCCCGAGCGCGGCGACCACGGTCAGCGACAGGAACAGGCCGGGAACGGCGAGGAGTACGTCGACGAACCGCATCAGCGCGGTCTCGACCCACCCGCTGCCGAAACCGGCGACGAGCCCGATCGTGCTGCCCGTCACGAACGCGACGCCGACCGCGATCAGGGTGGCCCTGAGCGACAGAGCGGCGCCGTGCACCACCCGGGCGAACATGTCGCGGCCCAGGTCGTCGGTGCCGAACCAGTGGTGCGTGCTCGGCGGGCGGAGGATCTCTGTCGGCGTGCCACGCAGGGGGTCGCGGTCGGTGAGGAGGGTCGGCCAGAACACGGCCAGCAGGACGACGGTCACGAGGATCAACGAGAGCACGAGGCCGGGCCGGTGCACCAGGAACCGCAGCAGGCGCCCGGTGCCGGCCGACGCGCGCTTCCGGGAGACCGGGACCTCGGGCTCGGGGCGTGTCGCCCCGTCCGACGGTGCGGTCGTCAGCGCCTCACTCATGCGGGGCCCCTTCGGCCGACGGTGACGATACGGCGGTCCAGCAGCGGATATGCCAGATCGACGAACAGGTTGACGGTGACGAAGACCAGTGCGCCGAACACGACCACGCCCTGCACCACGGGGATGTCCTGCACGGTGACGGCGTCGGTGGTGATCCGGCCCAGCCCGTTGCGCGAGAAGACGTCCTCCACGACGACGGCGTTGGCCGTCAGTTGACCGGTGAGCAGTCCGACGACGGTGAGCGCGGGCAGCGCGGCGTTGCGCAGGGCGTGCCGGAACTGCACCCGGACCCGGCCCGCTCCCTTGGCCCGCGCGGTCTGCACATAGGGCTCGTCGAGCACGGCCAGGAGGCTCTTCGACAGCACCTGTGCCACCAGCACGGCGGCCGGCAGCGCCAGTGTGACCGCGGGCAGCACCAGACCGGCCGCACCGTCGTTGCCGAACGCCGGGAACAGACGGATCCGGAACGAGAAGACCTGGACGAGCATCAGCCCGACCCAGAACGAGGGCAGGGAGATCCCCACCGCCGGCAGTGACAGCAGCAGCTGACGCAGCCAGCGCCGCCGCGTGGACGTCGCCGCCAGCGCCAGGCCGGCGCCGAGCAGCACCGCCAGCGGCAGCGCGACCGCGGTCAGCTGCAAGGTTTGCGGCAAGGCATCGGCGAGGGTGTCGGCGACAGGCCGGCCGGTGGCGACGGAGTCCCCGAAGTCGCCTCGCAGGGCGTGTCCGAGCGAGCTCGCGTAGCGGACCAGGAACGGTCTGTCGAAGCCGTACTGCGTGCGCAGTTCGGCCAGCCGCTCGGGGGTGACCTGGGTGGAGTTCAGACCGGCGCCCGCCATCGCGGCCACCGGGTCGCCCGGCAGGAGGTCGAGGAGCAGGAAGGTCAGCGTGTACGCCGCCCACAGCACACCGACCGCCTGCGCCATACGCCACAGTACGTACCGTCGCATCATCGTTCCTTCGCCGACTCGATTCTGACGGGATGTCAGCTCTTCCAGGTGTCGTGGAGGCTGATCCCGCCGGATGCCCCGAGCGTCAGGCCGTGCACCCGCCGGGAGACGCCGACCAGGGACTCGAGGTCGACGATGGGCACGACGTATGCCTGAGCGATGACCAACTGCTGGGCCTCGGCGACGAGTTCGTCGCGCCTGGCGCTGTCGGTGGTGGCGGCCTGCTCGTCGAGGACGGTGTCCAGCCGGCCGGCGGGGAGCCGGTAGGAGTTGACGAGCCGCGTCGAATACAGCGTGCGCAGCGCGTCGGGGTCGGCCCGAGTGAGGTCACCGCCCCACAGCGCGTCGTAGTCGCCGGTCTTGATCGTCTGAGGGAACTGGGTGACCTGGAGCTCTTTGATCACCAGTTGGATGCCGACGTCCTTCAGCTGCTGCTGGACGAGTTCGAGGGCGGACTGGTAGGCCCCGGTCCTGTTGAACGACACCACGGTGAGGCTCAGTCTGGTGCCGCCCTTGCGGAGGATCCCGTCGGGGCCCGCGCGCCAGCCGGCCTCGGACAGCAGTGATTCCGCCCGGTTCTTGTCGTGGGCCAGTTTCCCCGAGAGGTCGGTGTAGCCGGGTGTGGTGCGGGACAGGACGCTGGTGGCGGGCCGGGTTCCGGTCGGGAAGAGGGCCGTCGCGATCTGTGCCCGGTCGACCGCCGCCTGCGCCGCCTGCCGCACCCGGACGTCGCGGGTCAGGGGCCGGGCGTTGTTGAAGCCCAGGTTGAAGACCACACCGGGGTTGGCCCGCTGCTCCACACGGGCTCCGCCGCGCCGCAGCACCGCCTCGTCCTGGCGGCGCACTCCGCCGATGGCGTCCACCTGACCGGAGCCGAGACTGCCGGCCCGCACCCCGGACTCACCCACCACGGTGAAGGTCACGGCGTCGAGATACGCTCCGCCCTTCTTCTGCCAGGCGGCCGAGCCCCAGTCGTAACCCGTGCGCCTCTTCAGTGCCAGGGACTGGTTCTGCCGGTACGAGGAGACCGTGAAGGGACCCGAGCCGTGGACACCCTCGCTGCACCGGGCCTGTGGACTGCGGGCGGTGTCCGCCGGGGAGACCAGGGCGAGCGAGGCGGTGGCCGTCGCCTGGAGGAACTGGGCGTTGGGCCGGTCGAAGACGACCTCGGCCGTACGGTCGTCCACGATCCGCGTCTCCCGGTAGCCGGTGAGATAGCCCTGGGCCAGGATCGCGAGGCCGCCGAGCTTCGGGATCGCGTCGAAGTTCTTCCTGACCGCCTGCGCGTCGACGGGAGTGCCGTCGCTGAAGGTCGCACCCGGGCGCAGATGGAAGGTGAACGTCCTCGCGTCGTCCCCGACCTCCCAACTCCTCGCCAGCCAGGGGACGATGCGCCCGGTCGCGGGATCCTGGTCGGTGAGGGAGTCGACGGTCTGGCGCAGTGCGTAGAGGGTGTCGCTGCTGCCGACTTGCTGCGGGTCGAGGCATCCGGCGTCGGTCGCGACGGCGAAGGTGAATTTCCCGCCGGACACGGGAGGTCCGGCGGTGTCGTCCGGAGCCTGCGAACCGGCTCCCCCGCAGGCGACGAGGGACGTGGCGAGGGCGAGGGCCAGAGCGAGGGCCGAGACCGGGCGCTGCGGACTCGAACGGTGCGTCTTCACGGGTGCTGTCTCCTGCGGGACGAGGCCGGGGTGGGGCAGGGAGCGGGTGCCGGAGCGTGGTGCGTGAAGGCCGCGCGGGGGAGCGGCCCGCCGGGGCGCATGGCGGCGGCGCGGGGAATCGCGTGGATTCAGACGGCGCGACAGACCGCGCTGTTGACGCGTTGGAGGTCGATGTGACGGCGCGACGACAGCAATGTGCCGGTCGGAGAGAGAACGGCGGACCGGACGGGGAAAAGCGTGCTGCGCATGCTTTTCCTCCCGTGGGCAAGGCCGTGGTGAAATCCGATGACGGCCGTACCGTAACCAGTTGTGGCAAGGGGCGTCAATGGCCTGTTTCGTAGGCTGGGAAAACACCCGTGGCATCATGAGCGAGAACACCTCAGCGGCCCGGAAAGGAACGACATGGCCTCCCTGAACGACGATCTGCTGGCCACCATCGAGGCGGAGCGCGAGATTTACCGGACCTTCTACAAGTTCTTCCGGCTGGTGGACACGGGCCGCTATGAACAACTGGTCGACTGCTTCACCAAGGGCGCGCTGATCGAGTACGACGTGATGCCGGGGCCCACACAGCGCTTCCACGGGCGGGACGAGTTCGCCGGCTTCATGTCCGGGGGAAGCCGC
The nucleotide sequence above comes from Streptomyces sp. N50. Encoded proteins:
- a CDS encoding helix-turn-helix transcriptional regulator is translated as MGSPLGDFIRTKRDSVQPESLGLPDRGRRRSPGLRRSDLAARAGISVEYLTRIEQGRDRNPSVAVVHALADALGLDPSERDHLRHLTKITGGECSAHTRPGPPLREVRPSILRTLRLLEPGIALVTNRLGDVLAHTSGYESLVRGSGLLDTDTPNLTRYVFTDPRARTFFTDWDDVADEQAFDLWLGPTVGNYEWFTTELASAAGPDFTRRLNRHVVPRRGTLRLDHPSGRALHLLRETLELPSDAQQLVVLLPADDSTAQALDELRRRSHGRLRAIS
- a CDS encoding sigma-70 family RNA polymerase sigma factor yields the protein MTDFEEFYESSYARLVGQLFSVTGSLEQAEDVVQEAFIRALDRWPRIQAYDVPELWVRRVAINLAVSEIRRLRRRAAALLRLGAQRPQPQLTPQTAEVAELLLRVPVNQRPVLLLHDVLDLPIDQVAGQLGLPVSTVRGRLARARANLARHLAADPEGALSHHGRR
- a CDS encoding NAD(P)H-dependent oxidoreductase; amino-acid sequence: MENRPQLVIIVGSVREGRFGPVVASWVAQQAALHGVFEVEVVDLAETDVPLALPAASPKHAGDDYPRPAGMAALTSALTNADAFVVVTPEYNHSYPASLKAAIDWHFTQWAAKPVAFVSYGGAAGGRHAVLHLENVLTELHAVTVRDGLAFPNYFTSWQDGRPLDPASVGYARTVLDQLAWWAVALRSAREAVPYPG
- a CDS encoding putative leader peptide is translated as MRSTLFPVRSAVLSPTGTLLSSRRHIDLQRVNSAVCRAV
- a CDS encoding FUSC family protein, with the translated sequence MEKPWRALAGRIPTWLRDHDPGLAATRRAARTALVMPALFALCTQVLKSSTMATYAAFGSFSMLLLVEFTGPMVQRLRAHVGLAVAWAVLICLGTLAARATWLAVTAMVVVGFLVLFSGVVSSVLAGATTALLLAFILPVTSPVPLSQLPDRLAGAGLAAAAAMLAISLLWPRPAADPLSAPAARVCRAAAAQLRTDASWLAGGPDAPTVRQCAVTAGQAAAAAADLRTAFDATLYRPTGLSAGSRALVRLVDELTWLSAIVADSGPPSADPQACDADAHAVRRAAATALDEAADILDAPRNAPDALRAALANLRKAMDGMEARATHRLPVHRPKPGTESEVRAFIATLDLSFRAQELGFATLQIAGNVDLSAAAERRSWPQRLLGTEPGALTQPLASAVERAAAHLEPRSVWLHNSLRGALGLGIAVALANATGVQHSFWILLGTLSVLRSNALNTGQNALRALGGTLVGSLIGTGLLQLIGHHSTVLWFLLPVAVLIAGIAPAAVSFAAGQAAFTVTLVILFNIGQNPDWHIVLLRIEDIALGCGVSVLVGLFFWPRGAAAAVDRALSAAYTESARYLADTVEYAASRCSIGCIPTDAPVEAGRQAAAAARRLDDAFRSYLAERGAKPVRLSDMTTLVTGVVGLRLASDAVLELWQRNGGEERMEPDRSEARLTLLDTVGRLADWYRDLAVGLGRHTAVPAPLSRNPDEEARLVHSLRRDLRGDDGHATATAVRIIWTADHLNAARRLQPSLAAAAKPSDPAPEARADPPHPG
- a CDS encoding ABC transporter substrate-binding protein, which translates into the protein MKTHRSSPQRPVSALALALALATSLVACGGAGSQAPDDTAGPPVSGGKFTFAVATDAGCLDPQQVGSSDTLYALRQTVDSLTDQDPATGRIVPWLARSWEVGDDARTFTFHLRPGATFSDGTPVDAQAVRKNFDAIPKLGGLAILAQGYLTGYRETRIVDDRTAEVVFDRPNAQFLQATATASLALVSPADTARSPQARCSEGVHGSGPFTVSSYRQNQSLALKRRTGYDWGSAAWQKKGGAYLDAVTFTVVGESGVRAGSLGSGQVDAIGGVRRQDEAVLRRGGARVEQRANPGVVFNLGFNNARPLTRDVRVRQAAQAAVDRAQIATALFPTGTRPATSVLSRTTPGYTDLSGKLAHDKNRAESLLSEAGWRAGPDGILRKGGTRLSLTVVSFNRTGAYQSALELVQQQLKDVGIQLVIKELQVTQFPQTIKTGDYDALWGGDLTRADPDALRTLYSTRLVNSYRLPAGRLDTVLDEQAATTDSARRDELVAEAQQLVIAQAYVVPIVDLESLVGVSRRVHGLTLGASGGISLHDTWKS
- a CDS encoding LLM class flavin-dependent oxidoreductase yields the protein MDQHSRGRVLVSIVSGLDNLAAYGDTHSDPARRYARTQEFIRLVRRLWTEEDVTFAGERLQGGAPPLDDGRPSTSDGLLRRRVRGPGAGVGG
- a CDS encoding ABC transporter permease, yielding MSEALTTAPSDGATRPEPEVPVSRKRASAGTGRLLRFLVHRPGLVLSLILVTVVLLAVFWPTLLTDRDPLRGTPTEILRPPSTHHWFGTDDLGRDMFARVVHGAALSLRATLIAVGVAFVTGSTIGLVAGFGSGWVETALMRFVDVLLAVPGLFLSLTVVAALGPGTENVALAVGLAGVAGFARVMRAEVLRVRNTVYVEAARVSGARWYSVLSRHVLPNAAGPVVVLATLDLGTAVLSVAALGFLGYGAPPPAPEWGTLIADGRDYLADAWWVSTLAGLTVAALVLAVNRISRALDGEWTTGD
- a CDS encoding ABC transporter permease, which translates into the protein MRRYVLWRMAQAVGVLWAAYTLTFLLLDLLPGDPVAAMAGAGLNSTQVTPERLAELRTQYGFDRPFLVRYASSLGHALRGDFGDSVATGRPVADTLADALPQTLQLTAVALPLAVLLGAGLALAATSTRRRWLRQLLLSLPAVGISLPSFWVGLMLVQVFSFRIRLFPAFGNDGAAGLVLPAVTLALPAAVLVAQVLSKSLLAVLDEPYVQTARAKGAGRVRVQFRHALRNAALPALTVVGLLTGQLTANAVVVEDVFSRNGLGRITTDAVTVQDIPVVQGVVVFGALVFVTVNLFVDLAYPLLDRRIVTVGRRGPA
- a CDS encoding ATP-binding protein, which produces MEGSSLRAVGWARTLPLDSEVKSARDWARGHLEALDWSTTAPETVDAVLLTVSELVTNAHRHAHSSAQLVMTCDDHCLHVSVHDRSSDLPTPREASTERLGGRGMLLVDALADTWESHSCPHGKSVSACFHLPGTPSRDR